In the genome of Arachis stenosperma cultivar V10309 chromosome 6, arast.V10309.gnm1.PFL2, whole genome shotgun sequence, the window TGATGCTCAAAGAAACTATACCACTACTGAAAAAGAGTTGCTAGCAATAGTTTTTGCATGTGACAAGTTCAGATCATATCTCATTGGTGCTAAAGTGATTATTTTCACAAATCACACAGTACTTAAATATTTATTTGCCAAGAAAGAATCAAAACCAAGACTAATAAGATGGATCTTATTGTTGCAGGAATTCAATATTGAAATCAGAGACAAGAAAGGAGTGGAGAACAAGGTAGCAGATCACTTATCCAGAATCCGTCATGAGGAAGGTGGAACACATGATACAAGTGTGGACGAGCAGAATCTGGGAAGAAGTGCAATGTAACATGCAGAATCAAGATGCTGCCATCAAGAAACTGGAAACACAGATTGAATTCTTATTCAAGCAAATCCCTGGGCACAACAATTGCAGCAATATTAACTCAATACCAAGGGAAGAATGTCAGGCCATCACCCTCATGCGTGGGAAGGAATTGAAGGAGACCAATAAGAAACCACCAGAGAAGGAATTGGATGAAGAAAACAAGGGACATGAGGAATCTCACACCTCAATCCCCAAGTCACATCAAGAAAGAGAAGTGCCCAATTCATGCCTCTCAAAGGCCCCATACCCACAGCAATTGCAATTAAAGAAGAAGGGAGAGGACAACCAATTCTCAAGATTCTTGGAGATCTTCAAGAAATTACAAATAAACATACCCTTTGCTGAAGCAATCgagcaaatgccactctatgccaagttcttgaaggagttGATGACCAAAAAGAGAAGCTGGAAGAATAATGAGACTGTGGTACTTACAGAAGAATGCAGCGCCATCATCCAACACAAATTGCCTCAAAAATTGAAGGATCCTAGGAGTTTCcaaatcccttgtatcattggaAAAATCATTGTGGAAAAGGCTTTATGTGATCTAGGAGCCAGCATAAATCTAATGTCTCTAGTAATGATGAAAAAGATGAAGATTGAAgaagccaaaccaacaagaatggccctcCAACTAGCAGACAGGTCATTCAAATTTCCCCATGGGGTACTAGAAGTCTTgttggtgaaggtgggagaCTTCATTTTCCCAGCAGATTTCGTAGTACTAGACATGGAAGAAGGAGCTAAAACCTCCATCATCCTGGGGAGGCCATTTTTAGCCACTGCCAGAGCCAttattgatgtccaaaagggtgaacttGTCCTCAGATTACACGAGGAAAAAATGACATTCAATGTGTTTAAGGCCATGAGATACCCACATGACTCATTGGGAGAGTGTATGAGGTTGGACTCAGTAGAAGCTTTGGTACAAGAAACTCTTGAAGAAGAGCTTGAAGCATCAACAGAAGAGGAGTTAACAACAAGCGAAGAAGCTGCAGCCGCTGAAATACATGTTCAAGGTGGGCtagaagagaaggaagaaagaaaagatgcaCCCAAATTGGAGCTTAAATCACTTCCAACCACCCTCTAGTATGCATACTTGGGAGAAAATAAAAGCTATCCAGTAATCATAAATTCAGGTCTCAGCcaagaacaagaggaagagtTGCTTCAAGTCTTATGAAGGCATAAagatgccattggatggacACTTGCTGACTTGAAGGGAATCAGTTcagccatatgcatgcataagatactCCTAGAAGAAGGTTCCATACCTTCCATTCAGCCCCAAAGAAGGTTAAATCTAGCAATGAaagaagtagtgcagaaagaagCCATGAAGTTGTGGCAGGAAGGAGTAATCTATCCAATCTCAGACAGCCAATGGGTCAGTCCAATTCGGGTGGTTCCCAAGAAGGGGGGAATCACTGTGGTGCCCAACGAAAGGAACGAGCTAATCCCTACAAGAACCATTACAGGCTGGagaatgtgtattgactacaggaAGCTTAATGaggccacaagaaaagatcatttcccacttcCCTTCATGGACCAAATGTTGGAAAGACTTGCGGGACAtgcatattattgttttctagatggGTATTCATGATATAACCAAATAGTGGTTGATCCaagagaccaagagaaaacatcattcacttgcccatatggagtgtttgcctataggCGCATGCCATTCGGGCTATGTAATGCACCCGCAACCTTCCAACGCTGCATGCTCTCCATCTTTTCAGATATGATAGAGAAGttcattgaagttttcatggatgacttctcagtatttggagattcCTTCCATAGTTGCCTAACCCATCTTGCCTTGGTATTGAAAAGATGTCAAGAAACCAACTTAGTCttgaactgggaaaaatgtcacttcatggtgacagagggaatAGTTCTTGGCCATAAAGTTTCTAATCAAGGCATTGAGGTAGACAGAGCTAAGGTGGAGCTAATTGAAAAGTTACCTCCACCCAGTGATGTCAAGGCAATTAGgagctttttggggcatgctggcttttatagaaggtttattaaagatttttcaaagatagcCAAGCCCTTAAGCAATCTCCTAATGTCTGATACACCATTTAATTTTGATGAGAAATGCATGCTAgcatttgaaaacttgaaaaagaaattgTCCTCTGCTCCTATCATTTccccacctgattggaacttaccctttgaattaatgtgtgatgcatctgattttGCACTTGGGGTCGTGTTAGGGTAGAGGAAAGATAACTTAGTCCATGTGATATACTATGCTAGCAAATTCCTTAATGATGCTCAAAAAAACTATACCACTACTGAAAAGGAGTTGCTAGCAATAGTTTTTGCATGTGACAAGTTCAGATCATATCTCATTGGTGCTAAAGTGATTATTTTCACAGATCACACAGCACTTAAATATTTATTTGCCAAGCAAGAATCAAAACCAAGACTAATAAGATGGATCTTATTGTTGCAGGAATTCAATATTGAAATCAGAGACAAGAAAGGAGTGGAGAACAAGGTAGCAGATCACTTATCCAAAATCCGTCATGAGGAAGGTGGAACACATGATACAAGTGTGAACGAGCTCTTCCCTGATGAGAAATTGATGACAATTCACAaagcaccatggtttgcagacattgccaACTTCAAGGCAACCGGGGCTCTACCTCCAGGGATCAATATACATCAAAAAAGAAAGCTCATAAATGATGCAAAATATTTTGTCTGGGATGAGCCATGTCTCTTCAAGAAGTGTTCAGATGGAATCCTTAGAAGATGTGTCTCGGAAGAAGAAGGACGAGAGGTCCTATGGAATTACCACGGCTCATGCTATGGATGCCATTTTGGAGGGGATAGAACTGCAGCAAAGGTGTTACAAAGCGGATTCTTTTGGCCCACCCTTTTCAAGGATGCTAAAGAACTAGTAAAGAGCtgtaatgaatgccaaagaTCTGGAAACTTGCCCAAAGAAAATGAGATGCCACAAAATTTCATCTTGGAACTGGAACTGTTTGATGTGTGGGGAAtcgatttcatgggaccattcccaacctcatattcaaacaagtacatcttggtagcagtggatTACGTTTCCAATAGAGTAGAGGCTATTGCCACTCCAACGAATGATAACAAGATGGTCATGAACTTCCTCAGGAAGAATATCTTTAGTCGTTTTGGAGTCCCCCGAGCACTTATCAGTGATGGAGGGAGTCATTTTTGTAACAGACCACTAGAAGCTCTCCTCCTACGATATGGGGTAAAACATAAGGTTGCCACACCTTACCATCCCCAAACAAGTGGGCAAACTGAGATATCCAACCAAGAGCTAAAAAGAATTTTGGAAAAGACTGTGGGTGCatcaagaaaggattgggcgaagaagctagatgatgctctttgggcataccgaacagcattcaaaacaccaattggaaTGTCTCCATATCAACTGGTGTTTGGGAAAGCTTGTCATTTACCGCTGGAGCTGGAACACAAAGCTCTCTGGGCTCTCAAGATACTAAATTTTGACAGCATTACTGCTGGTGCAAAGAGGATCTTGCAGCTACAAGAGATGGAGGAATTTAGATCACAAGCCTATGAGAATGCCaagatttataaagaaaaagcaAAGAGAAGACATGACCTGCATATTGCACCCAGGAGTTTCGAAAAGGGGCAACAAGTACTCCTCTACAATTCCAAATTGagactgttcccaggaaaactcaaatcaaggTGGTCCGGACCTTTTCTTGTCACAAAAGTCTCGCCATATGGACACATAGAAATCATGGATGAAAGTTCAGAAAGGACTTTCACAGTGAACGGACAAAGGCTAAAGCATTATATGGGCAAAATGGGGGAAAACCCTAGAGTAAAGTATCATCTCAAGTAATGGAGGAATCGTCGAGCTAGCGACGCTAAAAGAGCGCtctgttgggaggcaacccaacctgaggtagtttcccTTTCATCTTCACTTCAATAAAGATCACAAGTTGTTTCCCCTGTATTGcgaggagctaagtttggtgttccacaccaaaacaattcaagAGTGAAAGTgtaattctaagtttggtatcccACCAAAGATATTAGTTAGAATCACACTACACCCCCAAAAACACATTGCTAGCTCCAACCAATCAAAGGAATCACTTAGCGATAGTTTAGTTTCCAGTTAAGAATTGTCTTGTTAACAACATGATATAAGGTTCTCTTCATGTATGCAAACTTTTGTACtgggcaaggaactaagtttggtgttcacacatcAAATCCAGTTTAGAAGTTCACAAGCGTACATGCAAGCTAACTATTTCTCAAGTGCTTCaggaacaagcaacttccaataacTTTGCAGGAACCTTATGAGGAAATGGTGCACCTTCATCCATCCAAGGAGGTAAAGTAGCAAAGACTATGGATGATGACAAAGAGGAGGACAACTAGAAACCATCACTCGAAGGTTGTCTTGTTACTTAATTCCATATgctgagaatgttaaaattggaAGTCCAAATGCACCTTTGATTAATAGTTGCTCGTTAGTTGGAACCTTTTCAATTCTGTCTTCAATTCTCCTTGTTTAAGTCTATGTTATTGAGCCTAATGTCTTGAATGTTCACTTGCACctttcttacttgtatgcttgtctctttaagttaatcaaaaagaaaatgttatggaAAGAACAAGAATGGAGTCATTTTGTTAAGTGCATTCTAAGTGTTTGTGGTAGgatgattagtaagctaagttggttcaccaagaaaggaaagaaagcaactatccATCCTAAGTCATAAGTCTGAGACACATTCCTTGAGGCTAGCTAAATAATAAGAtcccaacaagaaaagaaaaagagtaatacAAGTGAAAATAAGAAAGGGAACACAAAAAGgaacaatgctaggcaccaagggttttgaaactgaggcatgtgtctgtggtgtttatgtacaagggatatacttggatgaataagctcttaggggtgccttatcacttggtaacttggattaactaatccgggattatcagctgaaagtccattatcaagagtaacctttgttacagagcacttagtaacccaaagaggtgctggacaccaaggtctcaagaaagaaagaataacaaaccatgtgcctgtggtgtgtatgtatgagggaaagagacttgagggtgtaagtccttaggggtgtcttaacacctagcaccttaaaaccaactggtttgggaatGTTCGCTGAAAACTTATCATAAAAagtcgccctcttacaaagcaccaagcaaaaagaaaaataaactttgaaaagaaaaaaaaaagaaggatcaataagaaagaagcctcaagggatgcaatcaagagagtgactagggatttgataaaggcttgaaacctaaagggaaagaacctaagttgctatgcatgaaactccATGAACCATGAATGTTATTTCCATCTTATCTTCTTGttcatttatttcatttttcttatgcttcagtacttgcttagggacaagcaagctttaagtttggtgttgtgatgccagggcatctaggccagtttcactgaccttttctttacagttttagggtagtttcatgcattttcctagtaaacaaggcaagttttgggtgaaaatacacttacaccttcattcaagcaactattgtgaattttgcatgattttatgAGATTTTTTGCCAGAATTACATGATATTttaatgatgcataatctcatgattttggctagagctttgatgcactttaatcgcttgatttcaggacaaatgaagcatggaagaaTCACGTTAGCATTCACGTTAACTTTATTAACGTGACTACTAATGTTGGATGGCAATtggcttgcaacgttaatgagaaaagtgatcaccaataacgcctatGAAACCATTCATAGCCTACGTTAAGAACCACGTTAACTCAGTCAACGTGGTacttaacgtagaagaaaaagaggactccacgttaatgagaaacgtgaactccaataacgtttctcctcaacgttagtggtaaaagtgaacaccactaatgttgggaaactaggcaatgccccacattaagagtcacgttaactaagttaacgtgaactctaacgtggacaAGGAtcaacaatgccaacgttagtgacactcacttttgtcactaacgttggatcatttgcattgcctacgttaactctcacgttaagattgttaacgtgaaagttaacgtggagtggggttcaaagaaccaacgttagtgacactcacttttgtcactaacgttggaaaatggcttcattactacgttaagagccacgttaacttagttaacgtgggttctaacgtaggggcttaaggcaattagagcgttagtgacaaaggtgagtgtcactaatgctctcgaaggtgataggtgcccacgttaagagctacGTTAGCTAAGCTAACGTGAGACCTAACGTAGGGGGCAAAAGGCAaccaacgttaatgagaaaagtgattcccattaacgtttgcgaaaaggggcacaagccaacgttaatgggaaaagtgagtcccattaacgttggccaagAATTGAGAAGGAACGTTAGAAGTCACGTTAAGACTTCTAACGTTGAGAATAACGTGGGCatataagggtggaacgttagtggaaaaggtgaatgccactaacgttctcgcacCCAGAATTGTATTCCacgattaatctcactaagtgCCCGAgcctaaattcatatttctctgcaagatgggcccactaaagatgagaattgcttcaactcaaggtccaaagcccacatccaagacttgaaaaactcactagaagatcatgaagagtagtatatataggagtagttttgaactagctAGAGATTTTTGGACCAGGGAGAACTACTCTCTccatatttacttttctgtacttctagcatggattcttcttttctgccattttttattcctagagctatgaacaactaaacccctttcattgggttagggagctctgctgtaatttgatggatcaatattagttttcattctttttcttctatcttttctcttgattttactagaaaacTTTCAATcctaattcaattggttagttatcttggaaaagaaactctccataattggatctcttcggaaccttggaagaggaatgaataGATCATGTTAGaattgctttctcatgctggaccaatttgggttggaatggatatgtgactataatcctaccaatacttgaattgggaaatgtatgtggtataatcagtgaccatacgtcatctcttctcatgagcaattgaccaaggaattggctattgatcaagatttgagagattggatttccaaggaattgggattcaatcacttaagatttctaaggagatcaatgaatgcattgattgaggaagagatgagaatgaacttgatccggagaattacaacatctcctaaacccaatgatcaccccatttctgatcttacccgttctctttaatttttgccatttacttttatgagtaTTACCCCATttccccatttaagattttgcactttaatttctgctatttactttctagtcatttaaatttctgcatctcaatctaaattctgtttagctcaactagcatattcttctaactaaagttgcttgaccaatcaatccttgtgggattcgacctcactctataatgagttttacttgacgataattcggtatacttgccgaaggaaaatttgttgagagacaagttttcatgcatcagtgacccacgcagacgcgtgacatgcgcgatctgcagaatttgcagaTCTCGTTTCCAGCAATTTTTGGCCacttttggcccagatccaaatccaagaggcacagatcagaggttatgaagtgggggaatgcatccgtTAAAGGGAGAATCTCCAATTAGTTACTATTCATGAATTAGATGTAGTTTGGAGGGAGAGGTTCTCTCCACTCTCTTCTAGGAtttagaattaggatttcttttGCTTTCAGGATTATCTCTTTTCATCAGGTTCcatattcctttttatttatcttctcaatttaatttatgaattcttcTACGTTACAGATTATTCTttgaattaatgttatttgatgtatttcagtttattattactctcttttatttatgttactgTTGCTTCCAATCCGaagacatttttattccagtagatttacttttctccttttggtattggttaagaaatcagtaactcaagagttattagactcaacgtgatcgataattgctatctttgctaattagcttgaactttaataatcccaatctttttctaggaattaactacgatttgaagatcaaactaattagtcactTGACCTTCCGTTGCAccagcaaaggttaactaagtagaattaagattcaattttcatcatcattgataaggataactaggataggacttccaatttctcatatcttgccaaaagtttattttacagttatttatttattttacagtcttttatttattttaaattgcaATTTAAATGACTTGTTCCTCATCTTTAAAACCCTGATTTATaatcttcataaccaataataagaatatacctccctgcaattccttgagaagatgacccgaggtttaaatactcggctatcaatttatttaggggtttgttacttgtgacaaccaaaacgtttgtacgaagggattttctgttggcttagaatctatactcacaacgcgactatattttataaaattctttactagcaaaaatcccacgtcaaaatggcgccgttgccggggaactgcaaacgtgtgccttattataggttattgtaaattttttcttttacttgtttatttgttttttgttttcccttcttatttctgatagctactatgaattctcacccctctcgctttgagtttggttctaatttttttgaaaggaatggaagccataacaggactatgcatcatggtctaagcaatcaaagatggatagagccaagaggatctgatcacccctttaggtaacaacaccctcctagatatcatggacagagaccattttacaatgcataccaagctgatagatatggtggaccgccttgtagctatcaacaagccTTACCCTATGCTCAGAAAccatcctttcaacacaacctcaacccaccatactcacaagcttcttttcaccattcgccaccataTAATCCTTATCCGCCCAaacgccaatccaattactcccaagaaccaccactctcctacacaccatgtccatatccatcaagccaagaatcacgggttcgcttcgaagaatcagtaaaccaattcaatgcaacccttcatcaactggagcaagcaataaatcaattatctttcagacgttcggacactcaatAGACTcacatggcttcatgtggagaatctaatgaagaatgtaTTGTGAAGAAGACATGAGAAGCTCCAATGGACAGTATAGAGCATAACATCatactggaacaagtagaggacgctgtcattgtagaagaagaagagttggttaaagatttaggagatgttgaaccTCCGCAGGAATCCAGAGTTTTGGAGAATTCCGTCGAGGACGTTATAATTaatgctaaggaggatagtgcacaacccccaAGGCAGGTATCTTATGAGGAATTAGATGGAATAAACCAAGACTCAAGTTttcctgatgatgatgatcacaaGTCAAGCTCTTTTAGTgttgaacttgcatccgcaagtgaatttttcgagacagaagaatcttccccaagtgaatacgaagatgatgtaGAGGTCGacttctctcaacctcccaattatgactcaagtgataaGGAAGATATCAATGgctttgatcaagacatggttgaaatggaagaaatttgcaaagaagtggaggaattcactgaagaccacaagggagtagagcttgcagaaccactggaaacacttATCCCAAGGCCACTATCACCCAATAaaaacttcaagtgggtaaaatccttaactctcatctttacttttccacttgaatatggtttacttgagatagatggccagcttagagctctttgtggctttaagagtaagaggaaaaTGGCTCGTACTCCGAGCTGGTGCACAAGGTAcaataaggttccacgcttcaaCTCGAAGTGCACGGATTGGTATCACGTTCAATCGAATGGATCTCGGAAAATGTTTGGTCATCTTGGTGAGAATCTGATTTCTAAACCGCCCGGATGGAAAAATATAGATCAAAACAAAGGCGGATTTAAAagcaaagtttgggatcctggaatctattcTGACGTTcgtcaccccgggagcctgaGAACCTGTTTGAAACTGCTCAAAGGCTTTACGTCCCTTGTTAGGGACCCCGgaggatgctggcattccaaacactggtggagatttctggacaaattcaagcacaagccgccatagcaggaagctcatcaaatgtccaacttaaggactttaactaaaagtgctaggtgggagacaacccaccatggtatgatcgttccttctCCATTTTgctctgtttttgaattttgtttgaaccaaaaatttttgcatgacattcactgcattttgcattctgcatactgcataataaaaaaaaccagAGAGTACGCGATGCGACatcgtcgctgacgcgtccacGTCGCAAGTGCATTAAAAGAATAGGAAAGTGAATAGAGAGTTACGCTGAAGCaaggctggaggcgtgcctttaaCACAATTGTTCCACGCAACCACGTTCCCCACGCGATCACGTCAATTGCAAAAAaggcctcccacgcgtccgcgtcacccacgcgaacgcgtgataTGGATATCGACGTAAAGATCCATcgcccagaaagttgggctggaatcgtgcAGCTATTGCGCGTTTAGCACCAAaaacccacgcgtacgcgtcctcgACGCGAACGCGTCCCTTACACAACACCCATCCCACGCGAAagcgtgagcgacgcgatcgcgtcgcgcgGATATTATGAACCCCAAaccaaacagagagttgcgctgaaaCGACGCTAGAAGCGTGCGTCTAGCACAAATTCCAGCAACGCGATCACGTgtctcacgcgtccgcgtcacccatcTTACACCCAATCCACGTGATTGCATCGACCACGCATCCGCATCAACCCTATTTCACCctactcacgcgatcgcatcctCCACGTGTCCACGTAGATTCGCGATCACTAACCCCAAGTCACGCGAACCCTTTCCCCGTCGCGTCCCCAAACCCTACCCCCTCTCTTTCTAACCTCTGCAACTTCCTCTCTCAACCACCCCAGCCACCACCTCCGACCACCAACGACCACCGCAGTCCTCGAAGATCACCACGCCACCACCGCCGCACCGACCACCCATCccctctcttctttcctttccctctctctctctctctttcgtAACCACCCCACCGCCGCCACCTCACCCGCCGCGACACCTAACCCTCCCTTctttcctccttcttcttcccctCTCTCACTCTCCTCCACTACAGCCCCCGACCGCAACCTACCTCCGACGGCCACTGCCCGACCGCCGCGCCGCCGTGCTCAACCTAGCGCCGTCGCATCATCACCCATCTGCCCTCATCTCTGCCCCATCTCCTTGCTCTTTATGCACCAGGTTCCGTCATAGGGTGATTCGTCCTTGCGACTCATTTGTTCGTTTTTCAATTTTTGTGCCGCATAGGCTAGATAGAGATGCATGTTTGTAGTGGATTCtaggtggttaggtagctaggatcTGGATAGTGGATTTAGGCCTGGTAATTGCACCGttcctgttatttgtttatctaTTCTGCAATTTATTCTAGCTATGATGTTGATCCTGTTCATATGTTGCTCTTAACTGTTACATGCTGCTGTTACAGTGCTCTTTCTTATTTCCTGCTATTTGTGCAGCTTTATTTCCTTACATATGAACTATTCCTGTTATTTGTTTTCCGGGAACatccaattttagccggaatgctgcccaaattttctgcaatttacttttccttctaCATTCAAGTATTGGTTTTGGCAATTCTCATTTTTGAACTGCTCCACGCATACCAAACCTATTCTTGAATGCACGGGCCAGCATTCTTATTACTTTTGATCTCCTGGTTAATAACTTGATTTATTGATGGTTTGATTTTACTTTTTACTACTTCTATATCTATCTGAATCATCATCAATACCCTGTTTTTCCTGCTTGAATATGAGTTGACTGTTGCTTCAAATTGTGAAATTCTTGTTACTTAGGAACCAATCATCATGCCACTTACTCTGACGTCCTTTTTACTAACTCACTGATTTTCGCTttctaacctctttttcaattttaaccACTTTTAACTTTCTAACTTTCCACTTCCCCTTTTCACTACttctttaaattaatttcacTCATGGCATGATAATTGTTTTTCCTAATTAACAAGCTTTCCACTTCTAACATATTTTGGAATATGATTTCTCATCTCAGCTTTTCAACTCCAACACAATCCAAAATATACATTTCCTTAACTCATTTCATTCTTCTACTGCTCCTTTGCCACTTACTGCTTATCTTGTTATTTGCCTACTTGTTTTCCTGCTTTTATTCCTCAATTATATCTTGAAAATTCTATTTTTCAAGATGTCTGAATCTCAAGGCAGAGGAAAAAGCAAAGTCACCACTGGCAAATGGAAAAGAGAAGAATCCTCTGGTTCCATCCTTGGCATCTTACATGATGATTCCTGGCTGGAGAAAAACTTTACCCCGCAAGAAAAGGCTGATCAGTTGGTACCTTCAGCTGACCCGGTGAAATTTGCAAACAAATACTGTGAGCTGAAATACCCAACCTTTGCCACCGCCAGGAACCTACACCTGGAAAGGACCCTCAAAATTCCAGAAGAACTCCAGCAGTACACCTCAGATCAGATCAA includes:
- the LOC130933997 gene encoding uncharacterized protein LOC130933997 translates to MQNQDAAIKKLETQIEFLFKQIPGHNNCSNINSIPREECQAITLMRGKELKETNKKPPEKELDEENKGHEESHTSIPKSHQEREVPNSCLSKAPYPQQLQLKKKGEDNQFSRFLEIFKKLQINIPFAEAIEQMPLYAKFLKELMTKKRSWKNNETVVLTEECSAIIQHKLPQKLKDPRSFQIPCIIGKIIVEKALCDLGASINLMSLVMMKKMKIEEAKPTRMALQLADRSFKFPHGVLEVLLVKVGDFIFPADFVVLDMEEGAKTSIILGRPFLATARAIIDVQKGELVLRLHEEKMTFNVFKAMRYPHDSLGECMRLDSVEALVQETLEEELEASTEEELTTSEEAAAAEIHVQGGLEEKEERKDAPKLELKSLPTTL